In Perca fluviatilis chromosome 18, GENO_Pfluv_1.0, whole genome shotgun sequence, one genomic interval encodes:
- the LOC120547226 gene encoding heparan sulfate glucosamine 3-O-sulfotransferase 5, with protein sequence MLFKQQALLRQKLFVLGSLAIGSVLYLVARVGTLDRLQPICPIESRLPPPEPEQIPLRTLQFKRGLLHELRKGNATKEQIRLHNLVQQLPRAIIIGVRKGGTRALLEMLNLHPAVVKASQEIHFFDNDQNYARGIDWYREKMPFSFPHQITIEKSPAYFITEEVPERIFKMNSSIKLLIIVREPTTRAVSDYTQVLEGKERKNKTYHKFEKLAIDSNTCEVNTKYKAVRTSIYTKHLERWLKYFPVEQFHIVDGDRLIADPLPELQLVERFLNLPSRISQYNLYFNATRGFYCLRFNIVFNKCLAGSKGRIHPDVDPLVVTKLQRFFHPFNQKFYQITGRTFNWP encoded by the exons ATGCTATTCAAACAGCAGGCATTGCTGAGACAGAAGCTCTTCGTTCTGGGCAGCCTTGCTATCGGAAGTGTCCTCTATCTCGTGGCCAGGGTTGGGACCTTGGATAG GCTACAGCCGATTTGCCCCATTGAGAGCAGACTGCCCCCTCCTGAGCCAGAGCAAATTCCTCTCCGCACCCTGCAGTTTAAGCGTGGCCTGCTCCATGAACTACGCAAGGGCAATGCCACCAAGGAGCAAATACGCCTGCACAACCTGGTCCAGCAGCTGCCCCGGGCCATCATCATCGGGGTGCGCAAGGGGGGCACCCGTGCCCTGCTGGAGATGCTCAACCTGCACCCTGCCGTGGTCAAGGCCTCGCAGGAGATCCACTTCTTTGATAATGACCAAAACTACGCCCGGGGAATCGACTGGTACAGGGAGAAAATGCCCTTCTCCTTCCCTCATCAGATCACCATTGAGAAGAGCCCTGCCTACTTCATCACAGAGGAGGTCCCTGAACGCATCTTCAAGATGAACTCCTCCATCAAGCTGCTGATCATCGTGCGCGAGCCCACCACCCGAGCCGTGTCCGACTACACGCAAGTGCTGGAGGGCAAGGAGCGCAAAAACAAGACCTACCACAAGTTTGAGAAGCTGGCCATCGACTCAAACACCTGTGAGGTGAACACAAAGTACAAAGCGGTGCGGACCAGCATCTACACCAAACACTTGGAGCGCTGGCTGAAGTACTTTCCCGTGGAGCAATTCCACATCGTGGACGGGGACCGCCTCATCGCCGACCCGCTGCCGGAGCTACAGCTCGTCGAGCGCTTCCTCAACCTTCCCTCGAGAATCAGCCAGTACAACCTGTACTTCAACGCCACCAGGGGATTTTACTGTCTGCGATTTAACATTGTCTTCAACAAGTGCCTGGCAGGCAGCAAGGGCCGCATCCATCCAGACGTGGACCCGTTGGTGGTGACTAAATTGCAGAGGTTCTTTCACCCCTTCAATCAGAAGTTTTACCAGATCACAGGCAGGACATTTAACTGGCCATGA